The following coding sequences lie in one Sedimentibacter sp. MB35-C1 genomic window:
- the ybaK gene encoding Cys-tRNA(Pro) deacylase, with product MKKVNKTNAMRILDSINIDYDYMSYESNDGNIDGVSVAHKTGKDPETVFKTLVATGHSKELYVFCIPVEYELDLKKAAKASGEKKIEMLPLRELTKNTGYVRGGCSPIGMKKHYKTFVDESALLQDKILVSAGVIGTQIIIKPDDLVKAAEASYADII from the coding sequence TTGAAAAAAGTCAATAAAACAAATGCTATGAGAATTTTAGACTCTATTAATATTGATTATGACTACATGAGCTATGAAAGTAACGATGGAAATATTGACGGAGTTTCGGTGGCCCATAAAACAGGTAAAGATCCTGAAACAGTGTTTAAAACACTTGTAGCAACAGGACACAGCAAAGAGTTGTATGTCTTTTGCATTCCAGTTGAATATGAACTTGATTTGAAAAAGGCTGCCAAGGCATCCGGCGAGAAAAAAATAGAAATGCTTCCGTTACGTGAACTTACCAAAAATACAGGATATGTCAGAGGAGGATGCTCTCCTATAGGAATGAAGAAACATTATAAAACATTTGTGGATGAATCTGCACTGTTGCAGGATAAAATTCTTGTAAGTGCTGGGGTAATAGGCACACAGATTATAATTAAGCCTGATGACCTGGTAAAAGCAGCGGAAGCTTCCTATGCGGATATAATTTAG
- a CDS encoding aspartate kinase, whose translation MLKVAKFGGTSMADADQFRKVKAIIESEKNRKYVVVSAPGKRFKEDNKITDLLYLTNAHIKFSVPYMTIFNIIEDRFNSIKEELKLTIDLKKEFDTIKKNLDNKCDEDYIVSRGEYLSAMLLADYMHCDFIDSKDIIFFNYDGTVNIEKTNEELKKRLENSERAIISGFYGSYPDGSIKTFSRGGSDITGSIIASAIGADIYENWTDVSGFMIADPRIIKNPKQIKRITYQELRELSYMGASVLHDEAVFPARQAGIPINIRNTNEPDNSGTIIVGDEKSYEGNGDDHVITGIAGKKNFTVFYVHKEHMANEIGIIRRALEVFEDRGISIDHIPSGIDSFSIVLPTESVERITHELVEELKEKCMAEYVHAHKNLSLVTTVGVKMAFKPGISAKLFNALGENNINIRMIDQGSSEINIIVGVEDNDFEKAIRAIYNAFVK comes from the coding sequence GTGTTAAAGGTAGCAAAATTCGGAGGTACTTCAATGGCTGATGCAGATCAGTTCAGAAAAGTGAAGGCAATAATAGAAAGTGAAAAAAATAGAAAATATGTAGTTGTTTCTGCTCCGGGAAAAAGGTTTAAGGAAGATAATAAAATTACTGATTTATTATATTTGACTAATGCACATATTAAATTTTCGGTACCATACATGACCATATTTAATATCATTGAAGATAGATTTAATTCAATAAAGGAAGAATTAAAATTAACGATAGATCTTAAAAAAGAATTTGACACTATTAAAAAGAATCTGGACAACAAGTGTGATGAGGACTATATTGTAAGCAGAGGCGAATATTTAAGTGCAATGCTTTTAGCAGATTATATGCATTGTGATTTCATCGATTCGAAGGATATTATTTTCTTTAACTATGATGGAACCGTCAATATAGAAAAAACAAATGAAGAGCTTAAGAAAAGGCTAGAAAATTCCGAAAGAGCAATTATTTCAGGGTTTTACGGTTCATATCCTGACGGCAGCATAAAGACATTCTCAAGGGGAGGATCAGATATAACGGGTTCAATAATAGCCTCTGCCATAGGAGCGGATATTTATGAAAATTGGACGGATGTTTCAGGTTTTATGATAGCTGATCCGAGAATTATAAAAAATCCAAAACAAATAAAGAGAATAACATATCAGGAGCTTAGGGAGCTGTCTTATATGGGGGCTTCCGTACTTCATGACGAAGCTGTTTTCCCTGCACGCCAAGCAGGGATTCCAATAAACATAAGAAACACAAATGAGCCCGATAATTCGGGAACAATAATAGTCGGAGACGAAAAATCATATGAAGGCAACGGTGATGACCATGTAATTACAGGTATAGCCGGAAAGAAAAATTTCACGGTTTTCTATGTTCATAAGGAACATATGGCAAATGAAATTGGCATCATAAGAAGAGCTCTTGAGGTTTTTGAGGATAGAGGAATTAGCATTGATCATATACCTTCAGGCATAGATAGTTTCTCAATAGTGCTTCCTACAGAGAGTGTTGAAAGAATAACCCACGAATTGGTAGAGGAGCTAAAAGAAAAATGCATGGCAGAATATGTTCATGCTCATAAAAACTTGAGCCTTGTAACTACAGTAGGCGTCAAAATGGCTTTCAAACCGGGTATTTCCGCAAAGCTGTTTAATGCATTGGGCGAAAATAACATCAATATACGCATGATCGATCAAGGATCAAGCGAAATTAATATAATAGTTGGTGTTGAAGATAATGATTTTGAAAAGGCAATAAGAGCAATTTACAATGCTTTTGTAAAATAA
- the dapD gene encoding 2,3,4,5-tetrahydropyridine-2,6-dicarboxylate N-acetyltransferase, translating into MFLQDPYQIAKYIKDAKKSTPVKLYISGVTINLNNYNMKIFSSGDMAICIGEYGDAQRLLSENPQIINYHLEYDRRNSAIPLLDTNEINARIEPGAIIRDMVEIGRDAVIMMGAVINIGAVIGEKTMIDMNAVVGARGTIGKNVHVGAGSVIAGVLEPPSKQPVIIEDDVLIGANAVVLEGVKVGRGAVVAAGSVVTEDVPEEAVVAGSPARVIKYKDSGTTEKTKLLDDLRG; encoded by the coding sequence ATGTTTTTACAAGACCCATACCAAATAGCAAAGTATATAAAAGATGCAAAAAAATCAACACCTGTTAAGCTTTATATTTCAGGGGTTACTATAAATTTGAATAATTATAACATGAAAATTTTTTCGTCAGGGGATATGGCCATCTGTATAGGAGAATATGGAGATGCTCAGAGGCTTTTATCAGAAAATCCTCAAATAATAAATTATCATTTGGAATATGATAGAAGGAACTCTGCTATTCCGCTTCTGGATACAAATGAAATAAATGCAAGAATAGAGCCGGGAGCAATTATACGAGACATGGTAGAAATAGGCCGGGATGCAGTTATTATGATGGGAGCAGTTATCAATATAGGCGCTGTAATAGGTGAAAAAACTATGATTGATATGAACGCAGTTGTCGGAGCAAGAGGAACAATCGGTAAAAACGTACATGTAGGGGCAGGATCAGTTATTGCCGGAGTTCTGGAGCCGCCAAGCAAGCAGCCCGTTATTATTGAAGATGATGTTTTGATTGGTGCAAATGCAGTTGTTCTTGAAGGAGTAAAAGTTGGGAGAGGTGCAGTTGTTGCTGCAGGAAGCGTAGTGACAGAGGATGTGCCGGAAGAGGCTGTGGTTGCAGGCAGCCCTGCAAGGGTAATAAAGTATAAGGATAGCGGGACAACGGAGAAAACAAAACTTCTTGATGATTTGAGAGGCTAA
- a CDS encoding RluA family pseudouridine synthase, whose protein sequence is MELNIIYEDKHILCLVKPQGVPSQSDKSNDEDLMTAAMKYVQKKDNKMYLGLVHRLDRPVGGLIIYAKTEFANKELSRQVQMRETQKEYLTVVCGSGETEKAILLENYLKKLKTINMSKVTVQDDKQGKLAKLEYQVLDSVETEEYGTLSLLKVKLYTGRHHQIRVQLSNAGLPIWGDNKYNKVFVKKKEFTQIALWSHKFGFKHPKTKKVTEFVSEPSAYPFTLFML, encoded by the coding sequence ATGGAACTAAACATAATATACGAAGACAAGCATATACTATGTCTTGTTAAGCCTCAAGGCGTACCTTCGCAAAGCGATAAATCAAATGACGAGGATTTGATGACTGCAGCGATGAAATATGTACAAAAAAAAGACAATAAGATGTATTTAGGGTTGGTGCATAGACTTGACCGTCCGGTAGGTGGTCTGATTATTTATGCAAAGACGGAATTTGCAAATAAAGAGCTTTCTAGGCAAGTGCAGATGAGAGAAACACAAAAAGAATATTTGACAGTTGTTTGCGGCAGCGGGGAAACTGAAAAAGCAATTCTTCTCGAGAATTATTTGAAGAAATTGAAAACAATCAATATGTCAAAGGTTACAGTGCAGGATGATAAGCAGGGAAAACTTGCAAAACTTGAGTATCAAGTGCTCGACTCTGTGGAAACTGAAGAATATGGCACACTGTCATTGCTTAAAGTAAAATTATATACAGGTAGGCACCATCAAATTAGAGTGCAGCTTTCAAATGCTGGCTTGCCTATATGGGGAGATAATAAATACAACAAAGTTTTTGTTAAGAAAAAGGAATTTACTCAAATTGCTCTTTGGTCACATAAGTTTGGATTCAAACATCCTAAGACAAAGAAGGTTACAGAGTTTGTTTCGGAACCGTCTGCATATCCATTTACATTGTTTATGTTATAG
- a CDS encoding aspartate aminotransferase family protein, producing the protein MNDERYILKTYNRLDLEIDKIRGNYIYTKDGRKYLDFFSGIAVNNLGYDRDVIKAMTDKMQDYTHISNYFYDSDRDELARILIESSMEGRVFYTNSGAESTEAALKLIRKWGKENKKNKILTAKNSFHGRTTGALALTGQKKYRKDFEPLISGVDYFTFNDSESLASMVDEDTAAVFLEAVQGEGGVIPLTNEFVEELMKLKNKYNFLLVMDEIQTGLRRCGTMFAYKNYNIKPDLILLAKSLGGGLPLGAVIVSKHLENVLSVGDHGSTFGGNPVACAGGLAVLTKLTNPIFAEAIKENASYLYKKLFSLKKSYPEVIKDLRGISMMLGLEVGEYALMIKERAMKEGVLINITGGTVIRIIPPLTITSNDINLFINVLEKIVSTI; encoded by the coding sequence ATGAATGACGAAAGATATATATTAAAAACCTACAACAGGCTGGACTTAGAAATAGACAAAATAAGAGGAAATTATATCTATACGAAGGATGGCAGAAAATATCTTGATTTTTTTTCCGGAATAGCGGTTAATAACCTTGGATATGACAGAGATGTAATAAAGGCAATGACTGATAAGATGCAGGACTATACCCATATTTCCAATTATTTTTATGATTCAGACAGGGATGAGCTGGCAAGGATTCTAATAGAAAGTTCAATGGAAGGAAGAGTTTTTTACACCAATTCCGGAGCTGAAAGCACAGAAGCAGCTCTAAAGCTTATCCGTAAATGGGGAAAAGAAAACAAAAAAAATAAAATACTTACAGCGAAGAATTCTTTTCACGGAAGAACTACAGGGGCTCTGGCTCTCACAGGACAGAAAAAATACCGCAAGGATTTTGAACCATTAATAAGCGGTGTTGATTATTTCACGTTCAATGATTCTGAAAGTCTTGCTTCAATGGTTGATGAAGATACAGCGGCTGTATTTTTGGAAGCTGTACAAGGTGAAGGCGGAGTAATACCCTTGACTAATGAATTTGTTGAGGAATTAATGAAGCTGAAGAATAAATATAACTTTTTACTGGTTATGGATGAAATACAAACAGGCTTAAGGCGATGCGGAACAATGTTTGCGTACAAGAATTACAACATTAAACCCGATCTGATTCTGCTTGCTAAGTCTTTGGGAGGAGGGCTTCCTCTGGGAGCGGTGATAGTATCAAAGCATCTAGAAAATGTTTTGAGCGTAGGTGATCACGGTTCAACGTTTGGAGGTAATCCTGTTGCGTGCGCAGGAGGACTTGCTGTCCTTACAAAACTGACAAATCCGATTTTTGCGGAAGCAATAAAAGAAAATGCTTCCTACCTTTATAAAAAACTATTCTCTCTTAAAAAATCCTATCCTGAAGTAATAAAGGATTTAAGGGGTATTTCAATGATGCTTGGACTTGAAGTCGGAGAATATGCACTAATGATTAAGGAAAGAGCAATGAAGGAAGGAGTTCTTATAAATATAACAGGGGGTACAGTCATAAGAATAATTCCTCCGCTTACAATAACATCAAACGATATTAATTTATTTATAAATGTATTAGAAAAGATTGTATCAACAATTTAA
- a CDS encoding GNAT family acetyltransferase has product MEYRNASLRDIASILLLQKKYHVSTVSEEDKQDGFVTTLFSEKQLKDLIEKENGLAIACHGERIVAYVMAASWQFWEPWPLFQKMIADLPNTRYLDTVLSTNNSYQYGPVCIDKEYRGTEVLPNLFEFSRLQMKERFPILITFINKINPRSFKAHTEKLCLDVIKSFEFNNNQYYELGYDMSKKTRGSNL; this is encoded by the coding sequence ATGGAATATCGAAACGCTTCTTTAAGAGACATTGCTTCAATATTACTTCTTCAGAAAAAATATCACGTATCTACAGTGAGCGAAGAAGACAAACAAGATGGATTTGTTACAACTTTATTTTCTGAAAAACAACTTAAAGATTTGATAGAAAAAGAAAACGGGCTTGCAATAGCATGCCATGGTGAAAGAATTGTTGCGTATGTTATGGCAGCTTCATGGCAGTTTTGGGAGCCATGGCCTCTTTTTCAAAAAATGATAGCAGATTTGCCTAATACAAGATACCTGGATACGGTGCTTTCAACGAATAATTCTTATCAATACGGACCGGTATGTATAGACAAAGAATACAGAGGCACTGAAGTTTTACCTAATCTTTTTGAATTTTCAAGATTGCAGATGAAAGAACGGTTCCCTATACTAATAACATTTATAAATAAAATTAATCCCAGATCATTTAAGGCTCATACTGAAAAACTGTGCCTTGATGTAATAAAATCATTTGAATTCAATAATAATCAATATTATGAATTGGGATATGATATGTCTAAGAAAACTAGAGGCTCTAACCTTTAA
- the trmB gene encoding tRNA (guanosine(46)-N7)-methyltransferase TrmB — MRLRYVPGQYQYLKDCERVITEPESAGHKLNEVFKNDYPIHVELGCGKGGFLRKTALKNPHVNFFGFEKSVKVAYRCAKAVFENDPPNYYIVYSNGDILKDVFKPKTIERIYLNFSDPWPKPSHYKRRLTHKSFLDVYKLVLTDSGEIHMKTDNNDLFEYSVEQFKENGWGFLMITRDLHGSSYLEDNVMTEYEERFINEGKKINKLIVRKTNE; from the coding sequence ATGCGATTGAGATACGTTCCCGGTCAGTATCAGTATTTAAAGGACTGTGAAAGAGTGATTACTGAACCGGAAAGTGCAGGACATAAATTAAATGAAGTATTTAAAAATGATTATCCTATACATGTGGAATTAGGATGTGGCAAAGGAGGGTTTTTAAGAAAAACTGCGTTGAAAAACCCTCATGTAAACTTTTTTGGATTTGAAAAAAGTGTTAAGGTTGCATATAGATGCGCAAAAGCTGTCTTTGAAAATGACCCGCCAAACTACTACATTGTTTATTCTAACGGAGATATATTAAAAGATGTTTTTAAACCGAAAACAATTGAAAGAATTTATTTAAATTTTTCAGACCCTTGGCCAAAACCTTCGCATTACAAAAGAAGGCTTACACACAAAAGTTTTTTGGATGTATATAAGTTGGTTCTTACAGATAGCGGAGAAATACATATGAAGACAGATAATAATGATTTGTTTGAATATTCTGTCGAGCAATTTAAAGAAAACGGTTGGGGATTTCTTATGATTACACGAGATTTGCATGGAAGCTCTTATCTTGAAGACAATGTTATGACCGAATATGAAGAGAGGTTTATAAATGAAGGTAAAAAAATTAATAAGCTTATTGTGAGGAAGACAAATGAATAA
- a CDS encoding 4-hydroxy-tetrahydrodipicolinate reductase, with translation MNIVICGINGAMGKVLVKEAKSYENINVIGHLSPRNGYLGHDINEHADVVIDFSNPSNCKFLIDYAVKNKCALLICTTGFTNEQKSEMKRAGEKIPVLLSSNTSLGINALRKIIKCISAELNSFDINIIEKHHNKKIDAPSGTAKTIAKDIMKATGRDYVDTLAMRAGTIPGEHTVMFSGVDEILEIKHTSFSKNIFARGALELASRLSLKQKGFYSTEDFF, from the coding sequence ATGAATATAGTTATATGCGGTATCAACGGTGCTATGGGGAAGGTTTTGGTAAAAGAGGCCAAATCATATGAAAATATAAATGTTATCGGTCATCTTTCACCGAGAAATGGTTATTTAGGTCACGATATAAATGAACATGCAGATGTGGTAATAGATTTTTCCAACCCTTCCAATTGTAAATTTTTAATAGATTATGCTGTTAAAAATAAATGTGCTTTGCTGATATGCACAACCGGATTTACCAATGAGCAGAAATCTGAAATGAAAAGGGCAGGGGAAAAAATACCTGTGCTTTTGTCCTCAAACACCTCATTGGGTATAAATGCGCTCAGAAAAATAATTAAGTGCATATCTGCTGAACTAAACAGCTTTGACATAAATATTATAGAAAAGCATCATAATAAGAAAATAGATGCACCTAGCGGTACTGCCAAAACAATTGCCAAGGATATAATGAAGGCAACCGGAAGAGATTATGTAGATACACTTGCGATGAGAGCCGGCACAATTCCGGGAGAGCATACGGTTATGTTTTCCGGTGTGGATGAAATACTTGAAATAAAGCATACGTCATTTTCGAAAAATATATTTGCAAGAGGAGCCTTGGAGTTAGCTTCGAGGCTCTCCTTAAAACAGAAAGGATTTTATAGCACAGAAGACTTTTTTTAA
- the dapA gene encoding 4-hydroxy-tetrahydrodipicolinate synthase, which yields MIDFVRGCGVALVTPFSNGKIDYNTLEKLIDMHVELSGSIIVAGTTGEASTLTDDEYHELIKFVVDRVNKRIPVIAGAGSNCTSSAIKKAKFCEEAGADGLLIVTPYYNKTTQNGLINHYRLIAENTALPIIVYSVSGRTGMNIEPSTVLELSKIKNIVGIKEASGNISQVAEIIRICPKDFFVYSGNDDMVIPLMALGGHGVISVVANIMPSETKKMVDDFKDGRLIEARDAQVGMNGLVNALFIETNPIPIKEAMGLMNMCSSEVREPLYRMSEENKEKLISEMNRCGIIITSGAGRR from the coding sequence ATGATAGATTTTGTAAGAGGCTGCGGAGTGGCATTGGTAACGCCGTTTTCAAATGGGAAAATTGACTATAATACCCTGGAAAAACTTATTGACATGCATGTTGAACTGTCAGGATCAATTATTGTGGCAGGAACAACAGGAGAAGCATCAACACTTACCGATGATGAATATCATGAATTAATTAAATTTGTTGTTGACAGAGTTAACAAGAGAATACCTGTTATTGCGGGTGCAGGAAGCAACTGCACATCTTCAGCAATTAAAAAAGCTAAATTTTGCGAAGAGGCGGGTGCTGACGGATTATTGATAGTAACTCCGTATTACAACAAAACTACTCAAAACGGTTTGATAAATCACTACAGATTAATTGCAGAAAATACAGCGCTTCCCATAATTGTTTACAGTGTTTCAGGAAGAACGGGAATGAATATAGAGCCAAGTACAGTATTAGAACTTTCAAAGATTAAAAATATTGTTGGAATTAAGGAAGCCAGCGGAAATATAAGCCAGGTTGCGGAAATTATAAGGATTTGTCCTAAGGATTTCTTTGTTTATTCAGGAAACGATGATATGGTTATTCCTTTGATGGCCTTGGGAGGTCATGGTGTTATCTCAGTAGTTGCCAATATAATGCCGTCTGAAACTAAAAAAATGGTTGATGACTTTAAAGATGGAAGGCTTATCGAGGCGAGAGATGCTCAGGTTGGTATGAATGGGCTTGTTAATGCCTTATTTATTGAAACAAATCCTATTCCTATTAAAGAAGCAATGGGTTTGATGAATATGTGCAGTTCTGAGGTGAGAGAGCCTCTTTACAGAATGTCGGAAGAAAACAAAGAAAAACTGATTAGTGAAATGAACCGCTGCGGTATTATTATAACAAGCGGCGCAGGTAGAAGGTAA
- a CDS encoding DUF2179 domain-containing protein, giving the protein MEFLMNMSGPLLYIIIFCAKIVEVSVSTIRLVYINKGERVKGTILAFIEITIWLVVVSSVLNNITEDPFKALVYAAAFSLGNYIGVTIESKIAVGLASIQVVVAAETGEKLAEILREQGYGVTIIDGKGKNDNKKALLFIQLKRKKIPEAVKLIKQTTPNAYITVNDIKTMLGGYLK; this is encoded by the coding sequence ATGGAGTTTTTAATGAACATGAGTGGTCCTCTTTTGTATATCATTATATTTTGCGCTAAGATAGTGGAAGTCTCTGTTTCTACTATCAGACTGGTATACATTAACAAAGGTGAGCGAGTAAAAGGAACCATACTTGCATTTATAGAAATAACAATATGGTTGGTAGTGGTAAGCTCTGTACTTAACAATATAACCGAAGACCCTTTTAAAGCTCTTGTTTATGCAGCAGCATTTTCACTTGGAAATTATATCGGTGTTACAATAGAATCTAAAATAGCCGTAGGGCTTGCGTCAATTCAGGTTGTGGTAGCTGCCGAAACTGGGGAAAAGCTGGCTGAAATTCTGCGCGAACAAGGCTATGGAGTTACGATTATTGATGGCAAAGGTAAAAATGATAATAAAAAGGCTCTTCTATTTATTCAGTTAAAGAGAAAAAAGATACCTGAAGCAGTTAAGCTTATAAAGCAAACAACTCCAAATGCATATATAACAGTCAATGATATCAAAACAATGCTGGGAGGATATTTGAAATAG
- a CDS encoding 2-oxo acid dehydrogenase subunit E2, with product MKRSDGTLVKSLNPFMKVIPYVMEKRSDAQNFSKQVFCADTIDRYIAEKKEQGFNIRYMHLFIAAYVRLIAERPQLNRFVMNSKIYQRNGIFVSMAVKRSLRDDGEETTVKLEFTGQEDIFAITEIINRKISEAISCKKNNDTDKLAKRIMSMPGFVKKTLVRSIKLMDRYNMLPKSVIMASPFHTSMFFTYLKSIDTNYIYHHLYDFGTTGIFAALGKTVKMPMVENDKIVVKKCCIIGYTLDERICDGLYFARSLRFLEKYFNNPHLLEICINEKVEHVK from the coding sequence ATGAAGCGAAGTGACGGCACATTGGTAAAATCACTAAATCCTTTTATGAAAGTTATTCCTTATGTTATGGAAAAGCGCAGCGATGCACAGAATTTTTCTAAGCAGGTTTTTTGTGCAGATACAATTGACCGGTATATTGCAGAGAAAAAAGAACAAGGCTTTAATATCAGGTATATGCATTTATTTATAGCTGCTTATGTTCGACTTATTGCTGAAAGACCTCAACTAAACCGGTTTGTAATGAATAGTAAAATCTATCAGCGAAACGGCATTTTTGTTTCTATGGCTGTTAAGCGATCTCTGAGGGATGATGGGGAAGAAACTACGGTGAAATTAGAGTTTACCGGTCAAGAGGATATTTTTGCTATAACTGAAATAATAAATCGAAAAATATCTGAAGCAATATCATGTAAAAAAAATAATGATACAGATAAATTGGCGAAAAGAATAATGTCAATGCCGGGATTTGTTAAGAAAACTTTAGTCAGAAGTATAAAATTAATGGATAGGTACAATATGCTACCCAAGAGCGTTATTATGGCCAGTCCCTTTCATACGTCAATGTTTTTTACTTATTTGAAATCAATAGATACAAATTATATTTATCACCATCTTTATGATTTTGGAACAACAGGTATTTTTGCTGCTTTAGGCAAGACTGTGAAAATGCCAATGGTAGAAAATGATAAGATTGTTGTCAAAAAGTGCTGCATAATAGGTTATACTTTAGATGAGAGAATTTGTGACGGCTTATACTTTGCTAGATCGCTTAGATTTCTGGAAAAATATTTTAATAATCCACACCTCCTCGAAATATGCATCAATGAAAAGGTTGAGCATGTTAAATGA
- a CDS encoding DUF1294 domain-containing protein — MNKVMFATIYLICINLISFIVFFIDKEKAKRDKWRVKEKTMHTLSFIGGVFGSIAAMKLFHHKTKKRGFVIITIAALLFNIYVYYEIYNYIIML, encoded by the coding sequence ATGAATAAAGTAATGTTTGCAACAATATATTTAATTTGTATAAACCTAATATCATTTATTGTATTTTTTATAGATAAAGAAAAGGCTAAGAGAGACAAGTGGAGAGTTAAGGAGAAAACAATGCACACATTAAGCTTCATAGGAGGCGTATTTGGCAGCATTGCTGCAATGAAGTTATTCCACCATAAAACAAAGAAACGAGGATTTGTTATAATTACAATTGCTGCACTTCTTTTTAATATATATGTATATTATGAGATATACAATTATATCATTATGCTGTAA